A single region of the Podospora pseudopauciseta strain CBS 411.78 chromosome 1, whole genome shotgun sequence genome encodes:
- a CDS encoding hypothetical protein (EggNog:ENOG503PF61; COG:B) — MSNASSPVTTSPQPDVQKASRVCLNCKRKKKKCDKALPSCSRCVESYQFCQHEDDIVAGNPVTAGYLYGGVSSPLGNPVQLHRQSPLAWGGNLRPSLVASIRSADNINLYALQCVIDILDSRQGVEQTVLAFFEGPNASWFSIIDRSNFERLREDFWTSPSAETCVLILCMSLISRPTISSPGPTPMGDTVYLSAKTLLSLVQSQSSRPMSTSFLQAELLVAMYEYTQALPQQAYLSVGRCFQMSRALGWQDKSYWGPNNMATIPKILKLHSILWWAMVYIDNHLHAAYQESKFPLHAPTLGLEFEIPQPETFGQFAPTPSQLQIQSVGAAYCDGNSHHIDGMVFPEATSAFNLNTALSPLMLSERHEELSDAVWQHTLDVFQTPWSTGDRSGAMSTNLIAMLKLNQSGLLAGSAGTDPRFTGPAENIRKAIAYLHNEAANLPSFQERLARGRVAPFWAFAAYYASLLLISHGETELEMAADWLQKVIDLKNMLHICAGRWKIAERYVYLLDQQLGVRLGTYVG; from the exons ATGTCGAACGCATCGTCACCTGTGACGACGTCCCCTCAACCGGATGTCCAGAAAGCATCGAGAGTCTGTCTCAACtgcaagaggaagaagaaaaagtgTGACAAAGCGTTGCCGTCGTGCAGTCGTTGTGTCGA ATCATATCAATTCTGCCAGCATGAGGACGACATTGTTGCTGGAAATCCTGTGACGGCTGGGTATCTGTATGGAGGAGTGTCTTCGCCGCTTGGGAATCCGGTCCAGCTTCATCGACAATCACCATTAGCCTGGGGTGGGAATCTGCGTCCTTCTTTGGTTGCCAGCATTCGGTCGGCAGATAATATCAACTTGTACGCCCTCCAATGTGTTATCGACATTCTCGATAGTCGCCAGGGTGTTGAACAGACGGTTTTGGCCTTTTTCGAGGGCCCCAACGCCAGCTGGTTCAGCATTATCGATCGTTCAAATTTCGAGAGGTTACGGGAGGATTTCTGGACCAGCCCATCAGCGGAAACATGTGTTTTGATACTTTGCATGTCGCTGATCTCCCGTCCAACGATTTCGAGCCCGGGCCCGACACCGATGGGCGATACCGTTTATCTGTCGGCCAAAACGCTCTTGAGTTTGGTCCAGAGCCAAAGTAGCCGCCCCATGTCCACCTCCTTTTTGCAGGCCGAACTCCTAGTCGCCATGTACGAGTACACTCAGGCTCTACCACAGCAAGCATATCTGTCTGTTGGGCGATGTTTCCAGATGAGCCGCGCTCTCGGTTGGCAGGATAAGTCGTACTGGGGCCCAAACAACATGGCAACTATACCAAAGATCCTCAAGCTCCATTCGATCCTGTGGTGGGCAATGGTGTATATCGACAACCATCTTCATGCTGCATATCAGGAGTCCAAGTTCCCCTTGCATGCTCCCACCCTCGGGCTCGAATTCGAGATACCCCAGCCAGAAACTTTCGGCCAATTTGCGCCGACGCCATCGCAGCTTCAAATCCAGAGTGTTGGTGCAGCATATTGTGACGGCAACTCTCACCATATCGACGGCATGGTTTTCCCCGAGGCAACATCTGCGTTCAATCTGAACACCGCTCTTAGCCCGCTGATGTTGTCGGAACGCCACGAGGAACTCTCGGATGCTGTCTGGCAGCACACTCTCGACGTCTTCCAGACTCCGTGGAGTACTGGCGACCGGAGCGGGGCGATGAGCACCAACTTGAT AGCCATGCTGAAACTCAACCAATCTGGCCTTCTTGCTGGATCGGCGGGGACCGATCCGCGCTTTACCGGCCCTGCTGAGAATATCAGGAAGGCTATCGCGTACCTCCATAATGAGGCGGCGAACTTGCCGAGTTTCCAAGAGCGATTGGCACGGGGGAGGGTGGCTCCTTTCTGGGCTTTTGCGGCGTACTATGCATCGCTTTTGCTCATTTCTCATGGTGAAACGGAGCTCGAAATGGCGGCGGACTGGCTTCAGAAGGTTATCGATTTGAAGAACATGCTGCACATTTGCGCTGGAAGGTGGAAGATTGCTG AACGTTATGTTTATTTGCTCGACCAGCAGCTTGGTGTCCGGCTGGGCACCTATGTCGGatga
- a CDS encoding hypothetical protein (COG:I; EggNog:ENOG503NWCM): MASLGGNILPLVGFNLHAFFTGITGGLLFFAGLIKLSHKRASQKSDQKRQDDDEPGLVSALLLFCYGCFFKPHSGSGKANQQGALESFYAGQASAYDVTRKLLLRGREDMLALAAAQLLHKAKSESRKAGSRRIWVDVGGGTGWNIEAMSQFVNVPEFFSTVYLVDLSPSLCAVAEKRFSRLGWDNVKIICQDARKFRLEDYENGLSGPGSPGSSTPKSYFDQKRPENGGADLITMSYSLSMIPDYYSVIDSLTSLLSPDGLLGVVDFYVQSKADFTYRNWTGGMIGRHVNYLSRTFWRAWFDLDRVALEPARRDYLEYKFGTVLTANLRNTALGSIPYYVWLGCHKKPFSSSSLPEEIIQRIDALATESPYLLPSDSHSSKKQQNVITAKLTRAIERTAPEIRSKAFDAAIQNLSANLPLPSFFYQNHHWRIYYDDQLPKHTQFNNEYIYAFTWEDSRVDREILKLGRDDVVLAITSAGDNILSYALQSPARIHAIDLNPSQNHLLELKAASFTALSHADFWKIFGEGKHENFRALLITRLSPHLSSRAFQYWLDNSFIFTNPTSRGLYDTGGSRHAIRAFRYTSRLFRCRSAVTSLLNSKTLIEQREIWHSKIRPALLSPLVSNLLVSTEAFLWKALGVPKNQLAMIEADHGSSRAVKVGLAKSTRAHAIWHYMVNTLDPVVEKTHIAVDNPYYLVCMTGGFTKKCHPDYLSHAAHKKLSQPGAFEGLRIHTDEIDEVIARMAPGTVTVAVLMDSMDWFDPDTDAAGRQIEKVNRALKTGGRVLVRSSALRPWYIKEFEKRGFVGERVGNRGVGECIDRVNMYASCWVCTKVDNLPPPTPGGSEGEQRTGGEEVDVWSL; this comes from the exons ATGGCTTCTCTTGGTGGTAACATTTTGCCCCTCGTTGGCTTCAACCTTCATGCATTCTTTACCGGCATCACCGGCGGCCTACTTTTCTTCGCCGGTCTTATCAAGCTTTCCCACAAGAGGGCTTCACAGAAGTCGGATCAGAAGCGtcaggatgatgatgagccgGGCCTCGTCAGCGCGCTCCTCCTTTTCTGTTATGGCTGCTTCTTCAAGCCGCATTCTGGTAGTGGCAAAGCCAACCAGCAAGGCGCTCTCGAGTCCTTCTACGCAGGCCAGGCTTCAGCG TACGATGTGACCAGAAAGCTACTCCTCAGAGGCCGTGAGGACATGCTGGCCCTTGCGGCTGCTCAGCTCCTTCACAAGGCCAAAAGTGAAAGCCGAAAGGCGGGAAGCAGACGTATCTGGGTCGAT gttggcggtggcacAGGCTGGAATATCGAGGCCATGTCGCAGTTTGTCAACGTCCCTGAATTCTTCAGCACTGTCTATCTTGTCGACCTCTCACCGTCGCTCTGCGCAGTAGCAGAGAAGAGATTCTCGCGCCTCGGTTGGGACAACGTCAAAATCATATGCCAAGACGCTCGCAAATTCCGGCTGGAAGACTATGAAAATGGTCTCTCCGGTCCAGGATCGCCAGGGTCCTCAACTCCCAAGAGCTACTTTGATCAGAAGCGTCCCGAGAATGGCGGTGCTGACTTGATCACCATGTCTTACAGCTTGTCCATGATT cctgaCTATTACTCCGTCATTGACTCATTGACATCCCTTCTTTCTCCGGATGGACTTCTCGGGGTTGTCGACTTTTACGTTCAGTCCAAAGCTGACTTTACTTACCGCAACTGGACGGGTGGTATGATCGGCCGTCACGTCAACTACCTCTCACGAACTTTTTGGAGGGCCTGGTTCGATCTCGACCGTGTTGCTCTCGAGCCCGCCCGCCGAGACTACCTCGAGTACAAATTCGGCACCGTTCTCACGGCCAACTTGCGCAATACCGCTCTCGGGTCCATCCCCTATTACGTCTGGCTAGGCTGTCACAAGAAgcccttctcctcatccagcCTCCCCGAGGAGATCATCCAGCGAATCGACGCCCTAGCCACCGAGTCCCCCTACCTGCTCCCATCCGACTCTCACAGCAGCAAAAAGCAGCAAAACGTCATCACCGCCAAACTCACCCGCGCGATAGAGCGGACAGCCCCCGAAATCCGCTCCAAAGCCTTCGACGCCGCCATCCAAaacctctccgccaacctccccttgccctccttcttttacCAAAACCACCACTGGCGCATCTACTACGACGACCAGCTCCCAAAACACACCCAGTTCAACAACGAGTACATCTACGCCTTCACCTGGGAAGACTCCCGCGTCGACCGCGAGATCCTCAAGCTCGGCCGCGACGACGTCGTGctcgccatcaccagcgCGGGCGACAACATCCTCTCGTACGCGTTGCAGTCCCCGGCCCGCATCCACGCCATCGACCTGAACCCCAGCCAGAACCACCTCCTCGAGCTAAAAGCAGCCTCCTTCACCGCTTTGTCTCATGCCGACTTCTGGAAGATTTTCGGCGAGGGCAAACACGAAAATTTCCGCGCGCTTCTTATCACAAGATTGtccccccacctctccaGCCGGGCGTTCCAGTACTGGCTCGACAACTCTTTtatcttcaccaaccccacgTCCAGGGGGTTATACGACACCGGCGGCTCCCGCCACGCCATCCGCGCATTTAGATACACCTCCCGTCTCTTTCGCTGCCGTTCAgccgtcacctccctcctaaACAGCAAAACCCTCATCGAACAACGCGAGATCTGGCACAGCAAAATCCGGCCTGCACTGCTCAGTCCCCTGGTGagcaacctcctcgtcagcACGGAAGCCTTCCTCTGGAAAGCCCTCGGCGTGCCAAAGAACCAGCTCGCCATGATCGAGGCCGATCACGGCAGCAGCCGCGCCGTGAAGGTTGGCCTGGCCAAGAGCACGAGGGCGCACGCGATATGGCATTACATGGTCAACACGCTTGACCCTGTAGTTGAAAAGACGCACATTGCGGTTGATAACCCTTACTACCTCGTCTGCATGACGGGGGGGTTCACAAAGAAGTGTCATCCTGATTATCTATCCCACGCTGCGCACAAGAAACTTTCCCAGCCTGGGGCGTTTGAGGGGTTAAGGATACACACTGATGAGATTGACGAGGTGATTGCGAGAATGGCGCCTGGGACGGTGACAGTAGCGGTGCTGATGGATAGCATGGATTGGTTCGACCCGGACACAGACGCGGCGGGGAGGCAGATTGAAAAGGTTAACAGGGCCTTGAAGACGGGTGGGAGGGTCCTGGTGAGGAGCTCAGCTTTGAGGCCGTGGTATATCAAGGAGTTTGAAaagagggggtttgtgggcgagagggtggggaataggggggtgggagagtgTATCGATCGGGTGAATATGTATGCCAGCTGCTGGGTTTGTACCAAGGTGGATAacctgccgccgccgacgccGGGGGGGAGCGAGGGGGAGCAGAGAActggcggagaggaggtggatgttTGGAGCTTGTGA